The following coding sequences are from one Panicum hallii strain FIL2 chromosome 5, PHallii_v3.1, whole genome shotgun sequence window:
- the LOC112894727 gene encoding transcription factor MYBS3-like produces the protein MARKCSSCGHNGHNSRTCSGHGRVSETGGGGGGVRLFGVQLHVGPSSSPMKKCFSMDCLSSAAPPAYYAAALAASSSSPSVSSSSSLVSVEETAEKVNNGYLSDGLMGRAQERKKGVPWTEDEHRRFLAGLEKLGKGDWRGISRHFVTTRTPTQVASHAQKYFLRQSSLTQKKRRSSLFDVVENAGRAASSAPDAELPALSLGISRPAAPSRVLPPTLSSLLPQCSAPTSRSGSGSTSPSGIAAPKHRHPPSSLTPVSKTHQAPDLELKISTADHQTGSSPRTPFFGTIRVT, from the exons ATGGCTAGGAAGTGCTCTAGCTGCGGCCACAATGGGCACAACTCGAGGACCTGCAGCGGGCACGGCAGGGTCTCGgagaccggcggcggcggcgggggggtgAGGCTGTTCGGGGTGCAGCTGCACGTGGGGCCGTCGTCGTCTCCCATGAAGAAGTGCTTCAGCATGGACTGCCTCtcgtccgccgcgccgccggcgtaCTACGCGGCCGCTCTTGCCGCCAGCAGCTCCTCGCCGTCCGTGTCGTCCTCGTCGTCGCTTGTCTCGGTGGAGGAGACCGCCGAGAAGGTGAACAACGGGTACCTCTCGGACGGGCTCATGGGCAGGGCGCAGGAGAGGAAGAAGG GGGTTCCATGGACCGAGGACGAGCACCGGCGATTCCTGGCAGGCCTGGAGAAGCTGGGGAAGGGCGACTGGCGAGGCATCTCCCGGCACTTCGTGACGACGCGGACCCCGACGCAAGTGGCCAGCCACGCCCAGAAGTACTTCCTCCGGCAGAGCAGCCTCACGCAGAAGAAGCGGAGGTCCAGCCTCTTCGACGTG GTCGAGAACGCCGGCAgggcggcgagctcggcgccggACGCGGAGCTCCCGGCTCTGTCCCTCGGCAtcagcaggccggcggcgcCGTCACGCGTCCTGCCTCCGACCCTATCGTCCCTGCTGCCGCAGTGCTCGGCGCCAACGAGCagaagcggcagcggcagcacgTCGCCGAGCGGAATCGCGGCGCCGAAGCACAGGCACCCTCCGTCGTCCCTGACGCCGGTGTCCAAGACTCATCAGGCGCCGGACCTGGAGCTGAAGATCTCGACCGCCGACCACCAGACCGGCTCGTCGCCGAGGACGCCCTTTTTCGGGACCATCAGGGTCACATAA